The following are encoded in a window of Phragmites australis chromosome 22, lpPhrAust1.1, whole genome shotgun sequence genomic DNA:
- the LOC133904883 gene encoding small ribosomal subunit protein uS4y-like has product MVHVNFYRNYGKTFKKPRRPYEKERLDAELKLVGEYGLRCKRELWRVQYALSRIRNAARHLLTLDEKNPRRIFEGEALLRRMNRYGLLAEGQNKLDYVLALTAENFLARRLQTLVFKAGMAKSIHHARVLIRQRHIRVGRQIVNVPSFMVRVESEKHVDFSLTSPFGGGPPGRVKRKNSKKASGGGDGGGDEDEE; this is encoded by the exons ATGGTGCACGTCAACTTCTACCGCAACT ATGGTAAGACATTCAAGAAACCAAGGCGTCCTTACGAGAAGGAGCGTCTGGATGCAGAGCTGAAGCTGGTGGGTGAGTATGGACTGAGGTGCAAGCGTGAGCTGTGGAGGGTTCAGTATGCCCTGAGCAGGATCCGTAATGCTGCAAGGCATTTGCTCACACTGGATGAGAAGAACCCCCGCCGCATCTTTGAGGGTGAGGCGCTGCTCCGCCGCATGAACCGCTATGGGCTTCTTGCTGAGGGTCAGAACAAGCTTGATTACGTCCTCGCCCTGACCGCCGAGAACTTCCTTGCGAGGCGTCTTCAGACTCTCGTCTTCAAGGCTGGCATGGCCAAATCTATTCACCATGCACGTGTCTTGATCAGGCAGCGCCACATCAG AGTTGGTAGGCAGATTGTTAATGTCCCATCGTTCATGGTGAGGGTTGAGTCTGAGAAGCATGTTGACTTCTCACTGACTAGCCCATTCGGTGGAGGCCCCCCAGGCAGAGTGAAGAGAAAGAACAGCAAGAAGGCaagtggcggcggcgacggtggtggtgatgaggacgaggagTGA